A segment of the Caretta caretta isolate rCarCar2 chromosome 13, rCarCar1.hap1, whole genome shotgun sequence genome:
gttcactttgaAAAGGAGCACAAGGCTGAAAAGGTGCCTGCAGTAGCTAACTATATAATGAAAATACACAATTTCACTAGCAAATGTTTATACTGTAATCGCTATTTACCCACTGATACGTTGCTTAATCATATGTTAATCCATGGACTGTCTTGTCCATACTGCCGTTCAACTTTCAATGATGTTGAAAAGATGGCTGCTCATATGCGAATGGTTCATGTTGATGAAGAAATGGGACCTAAAACTGATTCCACTTTAACCTTTGATTTGACATTGCAGCAGGGTAGTCACACTAATATACATCTTCTTGTAACCACCTACAATCTGAGAGATGCCCCTGCTGAATCTGTAGCTTATCATGCTCAGAATACTCCTCCTGTTCCTCCAAAACCACAGCCGAAAATCCAGGAGAAGGCAGATATACCTGTGAAAAGTTCTCCTCAAGCAGCAGTCCCCTACAAAAAAGATGTGGGTAAAACACTCTGCCCTCTCTGCTTTTCAATCCTAAAAGGACCTATATCTGATGCACTCGCACATCACTTAAGGGAGAGGCATCAAGTTATTCAAACAGTTCATCCAGTTGAGAAAAAGCTAACATATAAATGCATTCATTGTCTTGGTGTGTATACCAGTAATATGACTGCCTCAACTATAACGCTACACCTTGTTCATTGCAGAGGGGTTGGGAAGACCCAAAATGGCCAAGACAAAGCTAATGCGCCATCTCGACTAAATCAGTCTCCAGCTGTAGCACCTGTGAAACGTACTTATGAACACATGGAATTCTCTctgatgaagaaaagaaaaatggatgATGATGACTCACCATCTGCCTTTGAAGAGAAGCCTGAAGAACCTGTAGTTTTAGCTTTAGACCCTAAAGGTCATGAAGATGATTCTTATGAAGCCAGAAAAACATTTcttacaaaatatttcaataagcAACCGTATCCCAGTAGGAGAGAAATTGAAAAGTTGGCTGCCAGTTTATGGCTATGGAAATCAGATATTGCTTCACATTTTAGtaacaaaagaaagaaatgtgtTAGAGATTGTGAAAAGTACAAGCCTGGTGTGCTACTTGGTTTTAACATGAAAGAATTAAACAAAGTTAAACACGAAATGGATTTTGATGCTGAATGGCTGTTTGAAAATCATGATGAAAAGAATTCCAGAGTCAATGCTAGTAAAACTGttgataaaaaaataaacctaGAAAAAGATGAGGAAAGTTCTTCAGACAGTTACGAAAATATAGAAGAGGAATCTAATGAAAGCAATAGTCCATTTGGTCAACCAATTTCAGATGTTGGTCGTAAAACCTCTATTGATAGCATAATTGAGAATCCTGAAGACAGCATATCCAAGGAGACAGCTGATGAAAATCCCTTACAGTCTCCAGAGAAATCAGACCAAAAACAGGAGGAAGGCTCAAAATATGAAGAGATTCACTCTGCCAAGGAACCAATTAAACTGGTAGGTGATGCCTCAGATAGTGAAGGTGATCAAGAAGATCAAGATGATGCTGCTGAATGGAAAGATGGAGCTTCGCAGTCTGAAAGTGGACCTGGCTCTCAGCAAGTTTCTGACTTTGAAGACAATACATCAGAGGTGAAACCAGAAGTTTGGACAGATGAATCATCCCAGAGTGAAGATGCTGGTAGTAGTAAACCAGCTGCAGAAATAAAAGGGGTTGCATCTGAAAGTGATGAGGAGCAATCAAAATGGAAGACTAGTTCCTATGGAAAAGTAGAAGAGTTTTGGTCTAAGGACCAGTCACAATGGAAAAATGCATCAGAAATTGAGGAGAGTTTGTCAAATCAGCAGATGGAATGGCAGAATAGCACAATTGACAGCGAAGATGGAGATCAGTTTGACAATGTGACTGATGGTGTAACAGAACCAATGCATAGCAGCTTAACTGGTGTAGAGTTGAGTAGCCAGCAAGCATAAGCTGCTCAATTCAGAAGCATGAGTAAATATGCTTCAATCTACAACTGTCTAAATACTTTCATTTCAATATGACTGCTGAGCTTAATTCTAACTGGTACTGCCTTTTGAGTGCTAGGTCATCTGGCTAGTGGTTGATGTGGCCACTATTATTCCAGTGGTTATTCCTAAGTATGCTGTTGGCTAAATTTGCTTGAGAATACCTACTGTGATGAGCACAGTAACTTAATGTGAAAACAGATAAGCTGGTGGCTCCAGAATGCACACAAAGAAAAGCAGAGGTTTTCTTTATCTGCATTTTCAACATTTATTTCACTCTTCGATATGTTCAGTTGTATGTCTTTTTAAACATTACCCTTTTTCACATGGTAGTATAGGGCCAACATGAGCTACCAGTTCAATGTGTATAGTAGACTATggggaaattgattttttttcatgtatCATTCTGAATAGTTGAAATGTATATTTGTACAGTCTTTTAGACCTATTCAAGTGAAGCTTATGAAATTGTTCTTGTGTACCCATCATagatttgtttctcttttttagtGTTGCCCTgctgtgtaataaatgctgtatCTAGTTTACCTAGCAAAAGCTTGAAACTGCTATAGTATGAATTTTGACAAACTTAGTTTTTGCACATAACCTTGTACAATCTCAAAACTGAGGCCAGCAACATAAAAAATTATATCTGGACTCTATTGTATTATAGAATTTTCTTGTTCTGAATATCCTTGACATTACAACTGATGACAAATGTATTTCAGAGCCATTTTCTGAAATCTTTTaagctaaaaaagaaaaaatcacatGCAAGAAACAAGTTTGCAGCTACTAATTTTGACACCTTTTAGATCTGTATAAAAGTGTATTGTGTTGAAGCAgcatacagaaataaaaatgctGCATTTTGGATATTTAGTTTTATCTTTAGTTAACACCAACAAGGTGTTGTATTCATTTATACCATCTAATATATGACACACTGTTGTAGTATGTATAATTTTGTGATCTTTATTTCCCTTTGTATTCTtcatttaagcatctaaataaaTTGCTGTATTGTGCTTAATGTAAACATTTGCTTTATTACTAGTGCCATATCGCTGTTTGTTAAATTGTGCTTCATTACATTGACCCCTGTAGAAAGAAGCTCTGGGGATTTGCTATGGCAAGTTTGTGTGGTGCTGTTGTTTCAGATCTACTGATTGCTTATgggaaaatttaaaacattttctatttaaGATCAACTTAACCAGTAAGTTAATAGCTTTCACCTTCCTCCTTTACTTATTACTAGGAACAGGAGCATATAAATAGACTCGCATTGCTTCACTAGTTCCATAAGCTTCAGGATCTAAAGGCACCACCATAGTCATGTTTTTTCATTTCTTGTTCTTAGTAATCAATTAAGTTAAAGTTCAAGCATACTGGAAGAATCTTTTCTACCTAGAATCTTTCAAGCTTTTTATATATTTGGAAGTGTGGGTAGTGGGGAAGGTACTGACTACttaaaacacagatttttctgtCATATGGAATACTCCCTTGGAAAAATGCAATTGTTTAGTTTTTCAGAAGCCGAATAAATCCCATATACAAATGGCACAGTTTAGTAGTTAATGTTAGTCATTTTGATTGGTGGGGGTCAAaccagtcttccagtagtatggcAAGAACATACTGTAACAAAGATTTGCCTCTTGTCCTCAGAATGCATTCATGTAATCTTTCCTTGAAAAATCCAGATGTGCTTAGAGCAAGACGTTTGCATATCAGAGCAAATGAAAGCTTGATTTGCTGAAAGTATACATCCTAAAATATTGTGGTTTTGAATTTCTTGTACCTTTTCAGGGTTTTATATGTTAACCCAGAAAGGGTATGATCAGGATATACTGGCAGACTTTACAACCAGTGATAGATAGCAGATGAAAGTTAGTTAGGATATGATATGATGTGCCTAGGAAACAAAAGTCATCACTGTTTTACTAATAGCTTAACCTATCTACAGTTTTTCTGTGTGGAAACTTTTCACAGTAGTGTaactaaaggaaatatttttaaatccccATTATGAAATGGATCTGACGTTTGAAAGCATCTTGGGCAGAAATTTGAGTATATCTACATAATAAACAGGTAGGTCTAGAAAAGGACTGGTGTAACAAATAAGTGAGCCATGCAAGCCTACGCTGAAATTTATTAATATGGTCtatgtatttaaaatgtattataccCCTCCCCAATTTTTGGTCACACTGACTTcttaggggatgtctacactacaataaaacacctgtggctaaCATagggtcagctgacccaggcttgCAGAAGTATACCATTACAGTATAGATGGTTGGGCTGAAGTTTGGCTCTGGGACCTGGTGCCCaggtgtctgcactgcagttttgTAACCCTACAGCCCAAGCACCACAACCCTGAGTCAGCTGTATTTTTATTGCTATGTAGACATCCTCTTAGCTTCACAGAGTGAGCTTTCACATGGATGACTGGTCGATCAATAGAAGTGGAAGTGATGACTGTTTCAAAGCAAAGACTTTTGATTGGATAATGGGTGGTGCAGGttttctcattttctctttcccttccaaGGTACCACTATGCACAAGAGGCTGCTGTTAAGTTTGTTCCCATTGGCTCCAGCAGGAACAAACAGGCAggatagatatttttaaagatgaTTTGTAGACTggatattttgtttatttttaaacaggttgACAGTACCTCTTTTGAGTTTCATATTCTCTTCAGTTGGTTTCAGACAGGTTCTACGATACGTATCTTCTGAACGTATTCACCACACTTAGGGCTTTCTACACTGCCCGCCGGATcagcgggcagtgatcgatccagcaggggtcaatttatcgcgtctcgtatagatgtgataaatcgaccgctgagcgctctcctgtcaacttgggtactccaccagaatgaggagtGCAAGCAGAGccgacgggagagcgtcagctgttcACTTAGCactgtaagtagatctaagtatgtcaacttcagctatgctattcatgtagctgaagttgtgtgtCTTAGATTGACGCcacgcggtagtgtagaccagccctgagtgatgcagtCGCTTTAACTGATTCATCTTTAATGTGTGAGTCTAAGCTGATGTCCATTTAAATAAGAATTTATAGGTAGCAGGCTTGAAGATCGGAGGCAGCCTCCTCATCTGAGTTGCCATTTCTAGCCATCCAAGGGTGactataaatatgaaatatttagaATGGCTCCATTTGCAATTCTGTAGTATAGCTAACTGTTTGTAGTGATTAGATAAAACCACTTTATTCAAAACTGTATGACTTGACTTATCAAAAGGTATAGTAATGATTTGTTAGCTTTAGCAGAGAGCGGGACATTATGATACTTACCTCTTAATGATTGTCATTCCAATGCTCTGtaaaaaattgtatttgtttgACCGGTCAGAGAGGAGGGGGAAACCTAAAGGCAACTCTTAAGACATTAGGAGACAGTTGAAGCTGATTTCAAGATTTTTGTTCTTTACAAGGTTTTACTCATCTTTGATAAATCTACAGGCAGGGGGAATGGaccaataaaattaatattagAGAGCAATGTTCAAAATGGACGTAAGTTAATTCTACTGGAGCTagcaaattatatttaaaaaaataaaaaatgctgtcACAGTGTGGCAGAATGTTACTAACATTACAGCTTTGCTTGCAGAGCAGCCATGTTGGGAGGCTGACACTTGAAAGTGAACTCTGCCGACTGGGATCCCAggaaggaaaggggaagagaCAGCTCCGTGACTATCTTAGTACCACCTCAATCTGTCCATGAATCTGCCCAAGCTTTATCCCCA
Coding sequences within it:
- the ADNP gene encoding activity-dependent neuroprotector homeobox protein isoform X1, which translates into the protein MSLRHPSTINFGGVVVEQDGTLHETNSVHGLHLHIKETMFQLPVNNLGSLRKARKTVKKILSDIGLEYCKEHIEDFKQFEPNDFYLKNTTWEDVGLWDPSLTKNQDYRTKPFCCSACPFSSKFFSAYKSHFRNVHSEDFENRILLNCPYCTFNADKKTLETHIKIFHAPNANTPSGGISTFKDKNKHDSLKPKQADSVEQAVYYCKKCTYRDPLYEIVRKHIYREHFQHVAAPYVAKAGEKSLNGAVPLSSSTREEGSIHCKRCLFMPKSYEALVQHVIEDHERIGYQVTAMIGHTNVVVPRSKPLMLIAPKPQDKKPMGLPQRMGPLSPGNVRSLPSQQMMNRLTIPKPTLNSAGVNMMSNVHLQQNNYGVKSVPPSYVGQPGGRLNLSGNAPVSIPQQSQTMKQFSPSGNGRPYTLGGEQRSQTPARYSLQSANSSSLSSAQLKQTSLSQSQAASRVLGQSGSKPPVAATGPSAVNTSSTQKWKICTICNELFPENVYSVHFEKEHKAEKVPAVANYIMKIHNFTSKCLYCNRYLPTDTLLNHMLIHGLSCPYCRSTFNDVEKMAAHMRMVHVDEEMGPKTDSTLTFDLTLQQGSHTNIHLLVTTYNLRDAPAESVAYHAQNTPPVPPKPQPKIQEKADIPVKSSPQAAVPYKKDVGKTLCPLCFSILKGPISDALAHHLRERHQVIQTVHPVEKKLTYKCIHCLGVYTSNMTASTITLHLVHCRGVGKTQNGQDKANAPSRLNQSPAVAPVKRTYEHMEFSLMKKRKMDDDDSPSAFEEKPEEPVVLALDPKGHEDDSYEARKTFLTKYFNKQPYPSRREIEKLAASLWLWKSDIASHFSNKRKKCVRDCEKYKPGVLLGFNMKELNKVKHEMDFDAEWLFENHDEKNSRVNASKTVDKKINLEKDEESSSDSYENIEEESNESNSPFGQPISDVGRKTSIDSIIENPEDSISKETADENPLQSPEKSDQKQEEGSKYEEIHSAKEPIKLVGDASDSEGDQEDQDDAAEWKDGASQSESGPGSQQVSDFEDNTSEVKPEVWTDESSQSEDAGSSKPAAEIKGVASESDEEQSKWKTSSYGKVEEFWSKDQSQWKNASEIEESLSNQQMEWQNSTIDSEDGDQFDNVTDGVTEPMHSSLTGVELSSQQA
- the ADNP gene encoding activity-dependent neuroprotector homeobox protein isoform X3 codes for the protein MFQLPVNNLGSLRKARKTVKKILSDIGLEYCKEHIEDFKQFEPNDFYLKNTTWEDVGLWDPSLTKNQDYRTKPFCCSACPFSSKFFSAYKSHFRNVHSEDFENRILLNCPYCTFNADKKTLETHIKIFHAPNANTPSGGISTFKDKNKHDSLKPKQADSVEQAVYYCKKCTYRDPLYEIVRKHIYREHFQHVAAPYVAKAGEKSLNGAVPLSSSTREEGSIHCKRCLFMPKSYEALVQHVIEDHERIGYQVTAMIGHTNVVVPRSKPLMLIAPKPQDKKPMGLPQRMGPLSPGNVRSLPSQQMMNRLTIPKPTLNSAGVNMMSNVHLQQNNYGVKSVPPSYVGQPGGRLNLSGNAPVSIPQQSQTMKQFSPSGNGRPYTLGGEQRSQTPARYSLQSANSSSLSSAQLKQTSLSQSQAASRVLGQSGSKPPVAATGPSAVNTSSTQKWKICTICNELFPENVYSVHFEKEHKAEKVPAVANYIMKIHNFTSKCLYCNRYLPTDTLLNHMLIHGLSCPYCRSTFNDVEKMAAHMRMVHVDEEMGPKTDSTLTFDLTLQQGSHTNIHLLVTTYNLRDAPAESVAYHAQNTPPVPPKPQPKIQEKADIPVKSSPQAAVPYKKDVGKTLCPLCFSILKGPISDALAHHLRERHQVIQTVHPVEKKLTYKCIHCLGVYTSNMTASTITLHLVHCRGVGKTQNGQDKANAPSRLNQSPAVAPVKRTYEHMEFSLMKKRKMDDDDSPSAFEEKPEEPVVLALDPKGHEDDSYEARKTFLTKYFNKQPYPSRREIEKLAASLWLWKSDIASHFSNKRKKCVRDCEKYKPGVLLGFNMKELNKVKHEMDFDAEWLFENHDEKNSRVNASKTVDKKINLEKDEESSSDSYENIEEESNESNSPFGQPISDVGRKTSIDSIIENPEDSISKETADENPLQSPEKSDQKQEEGSKYEEIHSAKEPIKLVGDASDSEGDQEDQDDAAEWKDGASQSESGPGSQQVSDFEDNTSEVKPEVWTDESSQSEDAGSSKPAAEIKGVASESDEEQSKWKTSSYGKVEEFWSKDQSQWKNASEIEESLSNQQMEWQNSTIDSEDGDQFDNVTDGVTEPMHSSLTGVELSSQQA
- the ADNP gene encoding activity-dependent neuroprotector homeobox protein isoform X2, with the protein product MSLRHPSTINFGETMFQLPVNNLGSLRKARKTVKKILSDIGLEYCKEHIEDFKQFEPNDFYLKNTTWEDVGLWDPSLTKNQDYRTKPFCCSACPFSSKFFSAYKSHFRNVHSEDFENRILLNCPYCTFNADKKTLETHIKIFHAPNANTPSGGISTFKDKNKHDSLKPKQADSVEQAVYYCKKCTYRDPLYEIVRKHIYREHFQHVAAPYVAKAGEKSLNGAVPLSSSTREEGSIHCKRCLFMPKSYEALVQHVIEDHERIGYQVTAMIGHTNVVVPRSKPLMLIAPKPQDKKPMGLPQRMGPLSPGNVRSLPSQQMMNRLTIPKPTLNSAGVNMMSNVHLQQNNYGVKSVPPSYVGQPGGRLNLSGNAPVSIPQQSQTMKQFSPSGNGRPYTLGGEQRSQTPARYSLQSANSSSLSSAQLKQTSLSQSQAASRVLGQSGSKPPVAATGPSAVNTSSTQKWKICTICNELFPENVYSVHFEKEHKAEKVPAVANYIMKIHNFTSKCLYCNRYLPTDTLLNHMLIHGLSCPYCRSTFNDVEKMAAHMRMVHVDEEMGPKTDSTLTFDLTLQQGSHTNIHLLVTTYNLRDAPAESVAYHAQNTPPVPPKPQPKIQEKADIPVKSSPQAAVPYKKDVGKTLCPLCFSILKGPISDALAHHLRERHQVIQTVHPVEKKLTYKCIHCLGVYTSNMTASTITLHLVHCRGVGKTQNGQDKANAPSRLNQSPAVAPVKRTYEHMEFSLMKKRKMDDDDSPSAFEEKPEEPVVLALDPKGHEDDSYEARKTFLTKYFNKQPYPSRREIEKLAASLWLWKSDIASHFSNKRKKCVRDCEKYKPGVLLGFNMKELNKVKHEMDFDAEWLFENHDEKNSRVNASKTVDKKINLEKDEESSSDSYENIEEESNESNSPFGQPISDVGRKTSIDSIIENPEDSISKETADENPLQSPEKSDQKQEEGSKYEEIHSAKEPIKLVGDASDSEGDQEDQDDAAEWKDGASQSESGPGSQQVSDFEDNTSEVKPEVWTDESSQSEDAGSSKPAAEIKGVASESDEEQSKWKTSSYGKVEEFWSKDQSQWKNASEIEESLSNQQMEWQNSTIDSEDGDQFDNVTDGVTEPMHSSLTGVELSSQQA